In Thermodesulfobacteriota bacterium, the following are encoded in one genomic region:
- a CDS encoding NrtA/SsuA/CpmA family ABC transporter substrate-binding protein, producing MALAISPTANASLVAIAHEKGFFKDEGIEISLATKDSGRDSLEAVSRGKVQAATASCFAFSTRALNDPSLRVLASIGATTGSRIVARKDRNIRKPSDLKGKRIGYVSDTISEYYLHSFLVTENLRIGDVKAVDLPAGRHAEALARGEVDAISASEFYAYRAERLLGENVVAWDCQNNIAYQWLLVVREDSLQSPEPLKRLLKALIRAENFTRANEEEARGIVVRRLGVDPDYAQEAWNRTHLDVSLSQSVVTNLRVFTRWRMRRSGQDGKPPDVLEYLSPGILDEVAPESVTVYR from the coding sequence ATGGCCCTTGCGATATCGCCCACGGCGAACGCCTCGCTGGTCGCCATCGCTCATGAAAAGGGTTTTTTCAAGGACGAAGGCATCGAAATATCGCTGGCGACGAAGGATTCCGGGCGCGACTCCCTCGAAGCGGTTTCCCGAGGGAAAGTCCAGGCGGCCACCGCGTCCTGCTTCGCATTCTCCACGAGGGCCCTGAACGATCCTTCCCTCCGGGTCCTCGCTTCCATCGGGGCGACGACCGGTAGCCGGATCGTGGCGCGAAAGGACCGGAACATCCGGAAGCCCTCCGATCTGAAGGGAAAGCGGATCGGTTACGTTTCCGATACGATCAGCGAATATTATCTGCATTCCTTCCTCGTCACGGAAAACCTCCGGATCGGGGATGTCAAGGCCGTGGATCTTCCGGCGGGACGGCATGCGGAAGCGCTGGCCCGGGGAGAGGTGGACGCGATCTCGGCGTCCGAGTTTTACGCCTACCGGGCGGAACGGCTCCTCGGAGAGAACGTCGTGGCCTGGGACTGCCAGAACAACATCGCTTACCAGTGGCTCCTCGTGGTCCGGGAGGACTCCCTCCAGTCTCCCGAACCGTTGAAAAGGCTCCTGAAAGCGCTGATCCGGGCGGAGAATTTCACGCGCGCCAACGAGGAGGAGGCGAGAGGGATCGTCGTCCGCAGGCTGGGCGTCGATCCCGACTACGCGCAGGAGGCATGGAACAGGACGCACCTCGACGTCTCCCTGAGCCAGTCCGTCGTCACGAACCTCCGGGTCTTCACGCGGTGGCGGATGCGGCGATCGGGGCAGGACGGGAAGCCGCCCGACGTCCTTGAGTACCTTTCCCCCGGGATCCTGGACGAAGTGGCGCCGGAATCCGTCACGGTGTACCGGTAG
- a CDS encoding ATP-binding protein: MRRREIDSGPSGPMGLVELDIKGRILRVNLAAGAMLGADGSLTSLPFFVFLARGNVAAFLSCLRRCRQEGAVQGIDLTLSPPRAPSRAIHVLCELHDDADGKDPVFRLAMFDVTERRAREDGLERQANLHGVVAALGRLALTDPPLPDFLDAVVNDVAVALRVPLVWILERRPDGSGLVSRSVRGFGGRKGSFGLKGGEHPAAEAVLDTKAPAVYPDLRVDLGACLPPVLARAGARSGAIAPIRTEESVPFGTLEAYDARLWAFGPTDRVFLESVANLAGSFIARLRSARELADSEERFRTLVHSAPVGFCILDGDRAIFMNPYQAEIFGTRGTPVSLSDIEKAFHASDAVLFRKRYVSILSGKSEPPDLELRIRRHRPESGEELRWVSVRMTPFQWLGAPAVLVSMSDTSKTKEMELFTLKQERMATLGKVASGIAHEVRSPLSALNVLVTGMKRVVENADGVAPEARDPILRMIDRINDASGKIESIIRRALDFTRPLAVPMAPLSVNEVVREGLAIAESMLARNGVEVLASLREDLPPCRGDKRLLEQVLLNLLSNAVQAMEGRNGERRIRVTSAMENGEIAITVADTGPGIPEELRDKVFEPFFTTRGSGTGIGLSISRKIVTEHGGTLRAGTCEGGGALFTILLPPLSAVSSG, from the coding sequence ATGCGACGACGGGAGATCGATTCGGGGCCGTCCGGTCCGATGGGGCTGGTCGAGCTGGATATCAAGGGACGCATCCTCCGCGTAAACCTTGCGGCCGGCGCGATGCTCGGCGCCGACGGTTCCCTGACGAGCCTTCCCTTCTTCGTTTTCCTCGCCCGAGGCAACGTCGCCGCGTTCCTTTCCTGCCTGCGCCGCTGCCGGCAGGAGGGCGCGGTCCAGGGGATCGACCTGACGCTCTCCCCGCCGCGCGCGCCGTCGCGGGCGATCCATGTCCTGTGCGAACTTCACGACGATGCCGACGGGAAAGACCCGGTGTTCCGCCTCGCGATGTTCGACGTCACCGAACGCCGGGCCCGGGAGGACGGCCTGGAGCGGCAGGCGAACCTGCACGGCGTGGTCGCGGCGCTGGGCCGGCTCGCGCTGACCGATCCTCCCCTGCCGGATTTCCTCGATGCGGTGGTCAACGACGTCGCCGTGGCGTTGCGCGTCCCCCTGGTATGGATTCTCGAGCGGCGGCCCGACGGCTCCGGACTCGTTTCCCGTTCCGTACGGGGGTTCGGCGGCAGGAAAGGGTCCTTCGGGCTGAAAGGGGGGGAACATCCGGCCGCGGAGGCGGTACTCGACACGAAGGCGCCGGCCGTGTACCCGGACCTGAGGGTCGACCTCGGCGCCTGCCTGCCTCCCGTTCTCGCGCGTGCGGGGGCGAGAAGCGGGGCGATCGCCCCCATCCGGACGGAGGAAAGCGTCCCGTTCGGCACGCTCGAGGCCTACGACGCCCGCCTCTGGGCGTTCGGGCCGACGGATCGTGTGTTCCTCGAGTCCGTGGCCAACCTCGCCGGCTCCTTCATCGCCCGCCTGCGGTCGGCGCGGGAACTGGCCGATAGCGAGGAGCGGTTCCGCACGCTGGTCCACAGCGCGCCCGTGGGCTTCTGCATCCTCGACGGCGACCGGGCGATTTTCATGAATCCTTACCAGGCGGAGATCTTCGGGACCAGGGGGACCCCGGTTTCCTTGTCGGATATCGAGAAGGCGTTCCACGCTTCGGACGCGGTCCTGTTCCGGAAACGGTACGTTTCGATCCTGTCGGGCAAGTCCGAACCGCCGGACCTGGAACTCCGGATCCGGCGCCACCGGCCGGAAAGCGGGGAGGAGTTGCGCTGGGTGAGCGTGCGCATGACCCCCTTCCAATGGCTTGGAGCCCCGGCGGTCCTCGTCAGCATGTCGGACACGTCGAAAACGAAGGAGATGGAGCTCTTCACGCTGAAGCAGGAACGGATGGCGACGCTCGGCAAGGTGGCTTCCGGGATCGCCCACGAAGTGCGCAGCCCCCTGTCGGCGCTGAACGTCCTCGTCACCGGTATGAAGCGGGTCGTCGAGAACGCGGACGGCGTGGCGCCGGAAGCGCGCGATCCGATCCTGCGCATGATCGACAGGATCAACGACGCCTCCGGAAAGATCGAGAGCATCATCCGGCGCGCGCTCGACTTCACCCGCCCGCTGGCAGTCCCGATGGCGCCGCTGTCGGTCAACGAGGTGGTGCGGGAGGGGCTGGCGATCGCCGAATCCATGCTGGCCCGGAACGGGGTCGAGGTCCTTGCGTCGCTCCGGGAAGACCTCCCTCCGTGCCGGGGAGACAAGCGCCTCCTGGAGCAGGTCCTCCTGAACCTGCTGTCCAACGCGGTCCAGGCGATGGAGGGGCGGAACGGCGAGCGCAGGATCCGGGTGACCTCCGCCATGGAGAACGGCGAGATCGCGATCACCGTCGCGGATACGGGGCCCGGCATTCCCGAAGAGCTCCGGGATAAGGTGTTCGAGCCGTTTTTCACCACCCGTGGCAGCGGAACCGGGATCGGCCTGAGCATAAGCCGAAAAATCGTCACGGAACACGGCGGCACCCTCCGGGCCGGGACGTGCGAAGGAGGGGGGGCCCTCTTTACAATCCTTCTCCCGCCGCTTTCGGCCGTTTCTTCGGGGTGA